One region of Bdellovibrio bacteriovorus genomic DNA includes:
- a CDS encoding S1 family peptidase — MSRIILVLGLIALVSCTPKSQLGVEVRKDAAIMGGSMVAENAPIVSGIVGIYDTQDNSICTGSLISENLVLTAAHCATSKPSKLKIVFGVDIDATMAIREPDVQQELTRTVSLIQVHPSYKPEEQEEKETDWGDIAILKFPGKLPAGYKPVALLQDDSILKKGFVVTLAGYGVSHIDLEPIDARKVRDIEEAIEYGEVICDDNLKNCLKVDMSGDGELRQTTAPVSFLTETEVFLDESKGRGTCSGDSGGPAYVQKNGQYFLFGITSRGSQLCDSVGVYTNTVYYNNWIRETALKLSK; from the coding sequence ATGTCTCGTATTATCTTGGTTTTAGGTCTTATTGCTTTGGTGTCCTGCACACCTAAATCTCAACTGGGTGTGGAAGTTAGAAAGGATGCGGCAATCATGGGTGGCAGCATGGTCGCGGAAAATGCCCCCATCGTCTCTGGAATCGTCGGTATTTATGACACCCAAGACAATTCGATCTGTACAGGTTCTTTGATATCAGAAAATTTGGTTTTGACGGCGGCTCACTGTGCAACTTCAAAACCTTCGAAGCTTAAAATTGTTTTCGGCGTAGATATTGATGCGACGATGGCGATTCGTGAACCTGATGTTCAACAAGAGCTCACTCGCACAGTCAGCCTTATCCAAGTTCATCCTTCTTACAAGCCGGAAGAACAAGAAGAAAAAGAAACCGACTGGGGTGATATTGCTATTCTTAAATTCCCGGGAAAACTTCCTGCGGGTTATAAACCTGTTGCTCTTCTTCAGGATGACAGCATCCTGAAAAAAGGTTTTGTTGTGACATTGGCAGGCTATGGAGTTTCTCATATCGACCTTGAGCCGATTGATGCCCGTAAGGTGCGTGATATTGAAGAGGCTATCGAGTACGGCGAAGTGATCTGTGATGACAACTTAAAAAACTGTCTGAAAGTGGATATGTCTGGTGACGGTGAGCTTCGTCAAACGACAGCACCTGTTTCGTTTTTAACTGAAACTGAAGTCTTTTTAGATGAGTCAAAAGGTCGCGGAACTTGCAGTGGTGACTCTGGCGGTCCTGCCTATGTACAAAAGAATGGCCAATACTTCCTGTTCGGCATTACCAGCCGTGGTAGCCAGCTTTGCGATAGTGTGGGCGTTTATACCAACACAGTTTACTACAATAACTGGATTCGTGAGACAGCGCTTAAGTTAAGCAAATAA
- a CDS encoding translocation/assembly module TamB domain-containing protein produces the protein MKKFFLFLLGFVLLLLLALGVLWMNLDWVLNESNLRKVVQKTQIELSWQNLDLKITNDGFTAKYLKLNTGNLCFKYANPSIDICAKKIHLDTSIGFMTKMPFVQIKNLKLDIISDHILVTVPESTEPKPAEAFQWPAFEFGPLDSFLSRYLALLPKDAIESIHIDIQGAKIFLMPDTEMEASTKVHSEGKDVRLNTGFEMKMKKESFVKAQMNASMTLISPAELQVQGVIELPSFGVKTNLKAQWLEKLQVELDGLMKYQKMQLQSRLKAELQKDLWKLSLLADLKDSRLPFQRLSVQDCDISITVKKGLPGQLTWPCAIEAHKIRKVPLKGLPDSLVLNSLVQSPIDIKKDILQLQPKAELRMQEPALVELSVDAAAKTTLNLTEKKLKQLEVDQLQALLKIPALENWQSLLVKSAYSLPAPLHVLKGSLELRAEGPPTDLLTKIFNVKASLKTDLTSPRQALKTLSNVELNADIQKPLFTLQGDIGLTEVTLELPYLGFEAPPQFKPDSRFVKKTAQAPPAPKGPSTFIIKELAIHTDATPLRLKTRLLDEAIPIHIKYKLKDTKSLSGTVSIGKMNVEVFKKKAAVERFILKKYPDSTVQDLDGLLIHRTSEVKIEILIVGTTEKPRIELLSDPPLSRQQIISILLFNKSLQQLADEDKNTAGQLDQALLSEAFGLASLFLLSSTPIESVYFDPRTQSYTARVRLDDQTSVSLGSNFETSQQFTVRRRLGGPWSVSTELKQSDNAEDVITTLIEWFKRF, from the coding sequence ATGAAGAAATTCTTCCTCTTCCTTTTAGGCTTTGTCCTTCTCCTGCTGTTAGCTCTTGGCGTTCTGTGGATGAATCTTGATTGGGTATTAAACGAGTCCAACCTTCGCAAGGTCGTGCAAAAAACTCAAATTGAACTGAGCTGGCAGAATTTAGATTTGAAGATCACGAACGATGGCTTCACGGCGAAATACTTGAAACTGAATACGGGAAATCTTTGCTTTAAATATGCGAACCCTAGCATAGACATTTGCGCAAAAAAAATCCATTTGGATACCTCTATTGGATTTATGACGAAGATGCCTTTTGTGCAGATCAAGAACCTAAAGCTGGATATCATTTCGGACCACATCCTTGTCACGGTCCCCGAGTCCACAGAGCCAAAACCCGCCGAAGCATTTCAATGGCCTGCTTTTGAATTCGGCCCCCTCGACTCATTCCTGTCGCGGTATTTGGCTTTACTTCCCAAGGACGCGATTGAATCCATTCACATTGATATTCAAGGTGCCAAAATCTTTTTGATGCCAGATACCGAAATGGAAGCGTCCACCAAAGTCCACTCTGAAGGAAAAGATGTTCGCCTGAATACGGGTTTTGAAATGAAAATGAAAAAAGAGTCTTTCGTAAAGGCCCAGATGAATGCCTCTATGACTCTCATTTCACCGGCAGAACTGCAAGTCCAAGGGGTGATTGAACTTCCTTCTTTCGGAGTAAAAACAAATCTCAAAGCTCAATGGCTGGAAAAGCTGCAAGTAGAATTAGACGGTTTGATGAAATATCAAAAAATGCAGCTGCAATCCCGTCTTAAAGCCGAACTGCAAAAAGACCTGTGGAAGTTAAGTCTGCTGGCGGACCTTAAAGACAGCCGTCTGCCGTTCCAGCGTCTCTCAGTTCAAGATTGTGATATTTCTATCACGGTTAAAAAAGGTCTTCCTGGTCAACTAACATGGCCTTGCGCAATAGAAGCTCATAAGATTCGAAAAGTGCCCTTGAAAGGACTGCCGGACTCTTTAGTTCTCAATTCTTTGGTTCAATCCCCGATTGATATTAAAAAGGATATTCTGCAACTGCAGCCTAAAGCGGAGCTGCGAATGCAAGAGCCCGCTTTAGTGGAGTTGTCCGTCGATGCTGCCGCTAAGACAACCCTGAACTTGACAGAGAAAAAACTGAAACAGCTTGAAGTGGATCAATTGCAGGCACTATTAAAAATCCCCGCTCTTGAAAACTGGCAAAGCCTTTTAGTGAAAAGTGCTTATTCTTTACCAGCCCCTTTACACGTCTTAAAAGGAAGCCTTGAACTGCGAGCCGAAGGACCCCCTACAGATTTACTGACGAAAATCTTTAATGTGAAGGCGTCATTAAAAACAGATTTAACCAGCCCACGACAAGCTTTAAAAACTTTATCGAATGTCGAGCTGAATGCTGATATCCAAAAACCACTCTTCACTCTTCAAGGGGATATCGGCCTGACCGAGGTCACTTTAGAACTTCCCTATCTTGGGTTTGAAGCGCCTCCGCAGTTTAAGCCGGACTCTCGCTTCGTGAAAAAAACTGCGCAAGCTCCACCGGCGCCAAAGGGCCCCTCGACATTTATCATTAAAGAACTCGCTATTCACACGGACGCAACACCCCTTCGCCTGAAGACACGCTTGTTAGATGAAGCCATCCCTATCCACATCAAGTATAAATTGAAGGATACCAAGTCCCTCTCCGGCACTGTATCTATCGGAAAGATGAATGTGGAAGTCTTTAAAAAGAAAGCCGCGGTGGAAAGATTTATCCTCAAAAAATATCCGGACTCAACAGTGCAAGATTTAGATGGTTTATTAATTCATCGTACTTCTGAAGTGAAAATTGAAATCTTAATTGTCGGAACAACGGAAAAACCACGCATTGAGCTTTTAAGTGATCCGCCATTAAGTCGTCAGCAGATCATTTCAATTCTCCTGTTTAACAAATCTTTGCAGCAACTTGCCGACGAAGATAAAAACACCGCGGGTCAGCTGGATCAGGCCTTGTTATCTGAAGCCTTTGGCTTAGCTTCCTTATTCTTATTATCCTCAACCCCGATTGAAAGCGTGTACTTCGATCCGCGCACACAAAGCTACACGGCGCGCGTGCGCTTAGATGATCAAACATCGGTGTCGTTGGGATCCAATTTTGAAACATCTCAACAATTCACCGTGCGCCGTAGACTGGGTGGACCCTGGAGTGTTTCGACTGAATTAAAACAATCCGACAACGCCGAAGATGTTATTACAACTTTAATTGAATGGTTTAAGCGCTTTTAA
- a CDS encoding DUF4383 domain-containing protein, translating to MELEREPRRKPTPPKSTPARGPTPVSPTTVTRTYTAPTEELAMPNERTYAREVCVIQGILFLTIGLIGFVVTDLFSAHLSASHNAIHLASGALALWFGFDSERSARIYSFAFGAVYGTLALLGFALGKTAMATVGHVAEDRFLWKLIPGVLEFGTADHIIHILIASAFILGAALKIKRVKRMKV from the coding sequence ATGGAATTAGAGAGAGAACCCCGAAGAAAGCCGACGCCACCGAAAAGTACTCCCGCGCGAGGGCCGACACCGGTATCCCCAACGACGGTCACTCGCACTTACACGGCACCCACAGAAGAACTTGCCATGCCCAATGAGCGCACCTACGCGCGCGAAGTGTGTGTCATTCAAGGAATTTTATTTTTGACGATTGGTCTGATCGGATTTGTCGTTACAGATTTATTTTCCGCTCACTTAAGCGCTTCACACAATGCGATTCATTTGGCTAGTGGCGCCCTGGCTTTGTGGTTTGGTTTTGATAGCGAAAGAAGTGCACGCATTTATTCATTCGCCTTTGGGGCGGTGTATGGAACCCTGGCGCTCCTCGGTTTTGCACTAGGAAAAACCGCCATGGCCACTGTCGGGCATGTCGCCGAAGACCGATTCTTGTGGAAATTAATTCCGGGAGTTTTGGAGTTTGGAACAGCTGACCACATCATCCACATCCTGATTGCCAGCGCGTTTATTTTAGGAGCCGCATTAAAGATCAAACGTGTTAAGCGGATGAAGGTTTAA
- a CDS encoding outer membrane beta-barrel protein: MKKLWLSLALIFLSYTANAALDYGLEAGVRQQSGDVAGLNFSANARTGFQGGVFAHLPLQGGVAHLRSGLFYTQRPLESESDITGEKIQYNLDYIDIPIDILFKPHEQFGVYLGFIAAINIADSCSGNPNCRVLDIDTPSFPMVFGGIFKITPKFGANFYFDGVNGSVAKGLGNYKAVGFNLMFSMD, translated from the coding sequence ATGAAAAAACTTTGGTTGAGCTTAGCTCTGATATTTTTGTCTTACACTGCAAACGCGGCCTTAGATTATGGATTAGAAGCCGGCGTACGCCAACAATCCGGCGATGTCGCTGGTTTAAACTTTTCCGCCAATGCACGAACAGGTTTTCAAGGAGGTGTTTTTGCGCATCTGCCTTTGCAAGGTGGTGTAGCCCATTTACGCTCGGGCCTTTTCTACACTCAACGTCCTTTAGAATCTGAAAGCGATATTACAGGAGAAAAAATTCAATACAATTTGGATTACATCGATATCCCCATCGACATTCTTTTTAAACCGCATGAACAATTCGGCGTCTATCTGGGATTTATTGCGGCCATCAACATTGCTGATTCCTGTTCCGGAAATCCGAATTGTCGTGTCCTCGATATTGATACGCCTAGCTTTCCGATGGTGTTTGGCGGGATTTTCAAGATCACTCCCAAATTTGGTGCCAATTTCTATTTCGATGGGGTCAATGGATCCGTGGCAAAAGGACTTGGAAACTACAAAGCTGTCGGCTTTAACTTGATGTTTTCCATGGACTAA
- a CDS encoding LLM class flavin-dependent oxidoreductase has product MKKLSSTPLSVLDLAPIAEGKNIADSFHNTLDLAKHVESLGYHRFWLAEHHNLEGIASAATSVLIGYVAGGTSKIRVGSGGIMLPNHAPLVIAEQFGTLETLYPGRIDLGLGRAPGTDGFTMRALRKDFTNKDVEFSDQVQELQYFFAPAAPGQKVKAVPGAGIDVPIWLLGSSLYSAQLAAVLGLPYAFAGHFAPEMMMQAIDLYRVGFQASKHLKSPRVMIGVQVVAADSDEKAKYLATTNYQRFLGIIRNQRVLLKPPVQDMDSLWTPMEKEHVLQKLGTAVIGGPAKVQEGLQKLIDQTGADELMIVSDTFEHADRRRSFEIIKEVSV; this is encoded by the coding sequence ATGAAAAAACTTTCCTCTACTCCTTTGTCTGTTCTTGATCTGGCTCCCATCGCGGAAGGGAAAAATATCGCTGATTCCTTTCACAATACTTTGGATTTAGCAAAGCATGTGGAAAGTTTAGGGTACCATCGCTTTTGGTTGGCAGAGCATCACAATCTAGAGGGAATCGCGAGTGCGGCGACCTCGGTATTGATTGGCTATGTGGCGGGGGGAACCTCGAAGATTCGCGTGGGTTCAGGGGGGATCATGCTTCCGAATCACGCGCCCTTGGTTATTGCGGAGCAGTTTGGGACCTTGGAAACCCTTTATCCTGGGCGGATTGATTTGGGATTGGGGCGAGCGCCGGGAACGGATGGATTTACAATGCGCGCCCTTCGCAAAGACTTTACAAATAAAGACGTTGAGTTCTCTGATCAAGTGCAAGAACTTCAGTATTTCTTTGCGCCTGCAGCTCCAGGACAAAAAGTAAAAGCTGTTCCGGGTGCTGGAATTGATGTTCCTATCTGGCTTTTGGGTTCGAGTCTTTATAGTGCGCAGCTCGCGGCCGTTCTGGGATTGCCTTATGCTTTTGCCGGTCATTTTGCGCCCGAGATGATGATGCAGGCCATAGATCTTTACCGCGTGGGCTTTCAAGCTTCTAAACACTTGAAGTCACCTCGTGTGATGATCGGTGTGCAGGTCGTTGCCGCAGATTCTGATGAAAAAGCAAAGTATTTAGCGACGACGAATTATCAACGTTTTCTAGGTATCATTCGTAATCAGCGAGTTTTATTAAAACCTCCGGTGCAGGACATGGATTCACTGTGGACCCCGATGGAAAAAGAGCATGTGCTGCAAAAATTGGGAACGGCGGTGATTGGTGGGCCTGCAAAAGTCCAAGAAGGTTTGCAGAAGCTCATTGATCAGACTGGTGCAGATGAGTTGATGATCGTCTCAGACACATTTGAGCATGCGGATCGTCGACGATCTTTCGAAATTATTAAAGAGGTTTCAGTCTAA
- a CDS encoding response regulator translates to MTTLSGLKVLIVDDIKDNQLLVERYLQKVGVQHMDFAENGAEAVEKAKQEAYDCILMDLQMPVMDGMEATRTLRRSGYTRPIWALTAHALREEREKCLAQGFDKHFAKPLDRKALIDDLELLHRRKQSEQHA, encoded by the coding sequence ATGACGACTCTTTCAGGACTTAAGGTTCTCATTGTTGATGACATAAAGGACAACCAACTTTTGGTTGAACGCTATCTTCAAAAAGTCGGTGTACAGCACATGGATTTTGCGGAGAATGGGGCCGAGGCTGTTGAAAAAGCGAAACAAGAAGCTTACGACTGCATTCTTATGGACTTACAAATGCCGGTTATGGACGGTATGGAAGCCACGAGGACGCTGAGAAGAAGTGGTTACACGCGTCCGATTTGGGCGTTGACCGCGCACGCTCTTCGTGAAGAAAGAGAGAAGTGTTTAGCGCAAGGTTTTGATAAACACTTCGCGAAGCCATTGGATCGCAAAGCTCTGATCGACGATTTGGAACTTCTTCATCGTCGAAAGCAGAGCGAGCAACATGCTTAA